The following proteins come from a genomic window of Geminicoccaceae bacterium SCSIO 64248:
- a CDS encoding DUF3035 domain-containing protein, whose product MTAAVRTLRLTVCGLAVLAMAGCTQRNVASTLGLGKRSPDEFQVVRSAPLVMPPNYQLRPPTPGAPRPQEGTTGDQVREALVGTTQDGAASDTSTLASAAPAPTPETPGGRALIASMGGPADPDIRNLIGDESVDVASVDRFLFGDLFGVLGRREAEGTPIDPAAEAARLRGEQALTATNVTPTSGGGSDLVAGAPEVITPGTPAQGEGRPESNAQEGVTFILE is encoded by the coding sequence ATGACCGCCGCCGTTCGCACCCTTCGCCTCACCGTCTGTGGCTTGGCCGTTCTCGCCATGGCCGGCTGCACGCAGCGCAACGTGGCGTCCACGCTGGGCCTGGGCAAACGCTCGCCCGACGAGTTCCAGGTCGTGCGCTCGGCCCCCTTGGTCATGCCGCCGAACTACCAGTTGCGCCCCCCGACACCCGGCGCGCCCCGTCCGCAGGAAGGCACCACCGGCGACCAGGTGCGCGAGGCGCTGGTCGGCACCACGCAGGACGGGGCCGCAAGCGACACGTCGACCCTGGCGAGCGCCGCGCCCGCCCCGACCCCCGAGACGCCCGGCGGCCGCGCGTTGATCGCGAGCATGGGCGGCCCGGCCGATCCCGACATCCGCAACCTGATCGGGGACGAATCGGTCGATGTCGCCTCGGTCGACCGCTTCCTGTTCGGCGACCTGTTCGGCGTGCTCGGCCGTCGCGAGGCCGAGGGCACGCCGATCGACCCGGCCGCGGAGGCCGCGCGACTGCGCGGCGAGCAGGCGCTCACGGCGACCAACGTGACGCCCACCAGTGGCGGCGGCAGCGATCTCGTCGCCGGCGCGCCGGAGGTCATCACGCCCGGCACGCCGGCCCAGGGCGAAGGCCGGCCCGAATCCAACGCACAAGAAGGTGTCACCTTCATTCTGGAATAG
- a CDS encoding pitrilysin family protein: MRETVLGIGTAALILGASQAAHAGMFNPETFTLENGMKVVVIPNRRAPVVSHWVWYNVGSADSPLGQSGIAHFLEHLMFKGTDTIPPGEFSRRIARNGGNDNAFTSNDFTAYFQNIARDRLEMVMEMEADRMTNLRLRDEDVLPERDVVLEERSQRVDNDPGARLGEALDNAQFMHHPYRLPIIGWRHEMAQYDREKALAFYRDHYAPNNAVLIVAGDVDAAELRPLAERIYGSIPPRDLPPRTRVQEPPQEAARRVTLSDPRVRQPSMSRSYLAPSYSAGDTAQAYPLQVLAEVLGGGGTSRLYRELVVNQQLAVGVGAFYRPTALDLSSFRVYATPRPGVDLEAVEAAVDAEIRKVLAEGVTEDEVARARKRMSAASVYARDSLGTAARTLGTALTTGRTVEDVEAWPDRIRAVTAEQVNAAAKAVLVAGHSVTGLLLPSAPSEGASAQPEGEAPQTPPIGDRDQS; encoded by the coding sequence ATGCGGGAAACCGTGCTGGGCATCGGGACGGCGGCGCTGATTCTCGGCGCAAGTCAGGCCGCGCATGCCGGGATGTTCAATCCTGAGACCTTCACGCTCGAGAACGGCATGAAGGTGGTGGTCATCCCCAACCGCCGCGCACCCGTGGTCAGCCACTGGGTGTGGTACAATGTCGGCTCGGCCGACAGCCCGCTCGGCCAGAGCGGCATTGCCCATTTCCTCGAGCACTTGATGTTCAAGGGCACCGACACCATCCCGCCCGGCGAGTTCTCGCGCCGGATCGCCCGCAACGGCGGCAACGACAACGCCTTCACCAGCAACGACTTCACGGCGTATTTCCAGAACATCGCCCGCGATCGGCTCGAGATGGTGATGGAGATGGAAGCCGACCGCATGACCAATCTGCGCCTGCGCGACGAGGACGTCCTGCCCGAGCGCGACGTCGTGCTCGAGGAGCGCAGTCAGCGCGTGGACAACGACCCCGGCGCGCGGCTGGGCGAAGCCCTCGACAACGCCCAGTTCATGCACCATCCCTACCGCCTGCCCATCATCGGCTGGCGCCACGAGATGGCGCAGTACGACCGCGAGAAGGCGCTCGCTTTCTACCGCGACCACTATGCGCCCAACAACGCCGTGCTGATCGTCGCCGGCGACGTCGACGCCGCGGAGCTGCGGCCGCTCGCGGAGCGCATCTACGGCTCGATCCCGCCTCGCGACCTGCCGCCCCGCACGCGCGTGCAGGAACCGCCGCAAGAGGCCGCGCGCCGGGTGACCCTGTCGGACCCGCGTGTCCGCCAGCCGTCCATGTCCCGCTCCTACCTGGCGCCCAGCTACAGCGCCGGCGATACGGCGCAGGCCTATCCGCTTCAGGTGCTGGCCGAGGTCCTGGGCGGCGGCGGCACCAGCCGGCTCTATCGTGAGCTCGTGGTCAACCAGCAGCTGGCTGTCGGCGTCGGCGCGTTCTACCGGCCGACCGCGCTCGATCTCTCGAGCTTCCGTGTCTATGCCACACCGCGCCCGGGCGTCGATCTCGAGGCGGTCGAAGCCGCGGTCGACGCGGAGATCCGCAAGGTGCTGGCCGAGGGCGTCACCGAGGACGAGGTGGCCCGCGCGCGCAAGCGCATGAGCGCCGCCTCGGTCTACGCCCGTGATTCGCTCGGCACGGCGGCGCGCACGCTCGGCACGGCGCTGACGACCGGCCGGACCGTCGAGGACGTCGAGGCCTGGCCGGATCGGATCCGCGCGGTCACCGCCGAGCAGGTCAACGCCGCCGCCAAGGCCGTCCTGGTCGCCGGCCATTCGGTGACCGGGCTTCTCCTGCCGAGCGCGCCGTCGGAAGGCGCATCCGCGCAGCCCGAGGGCGAGGCGCCGCAGACCCCGCCGATCGGCGATCGGGATCAATCGTGA
- a CDS encoding pitrilysin family protein, whose product MRPVAPFLAACFMAAVMTTTLKPEQALAAEGGSADVEVVRTPGGLEAYLIHAPAVPFLSMAFDFEGGGALDPEGKEGLAYMVSGLLDEGAGDLDSEAFRTELEDRSIRLSFDATKDGFAGSLKTLTEERGRAFELLRLAVTQPRFDEEPVGRIRSQILSSLDRQLEDPQYVASESWFATAFQGHPYARTTQGTPASIEAITVDDMRGFVGRRLAQGNLRIGVAGDITAAELAPLLDATFGALPEEAAPVEVANVEPMPGGTTVIRKNLPQSVVMFGHGAVARHDPDYYAAYVANYILGGGGFSSRLMEEIREKRGLAYSVYSYLYPLDHASLWIGGTGTENARVSQSIEILRREVARMAAGEVTQEELDNAKTYLTGSFPLRLTSNDEIARMLVGMQTAKLGPNFLKERNGFIEAVDLDDLKRVAERVFSADRLHVVVVGNPPDLEG is encoded by the coding sequence ATGCGCCCAGTCGCGCCGTTCCTGGCCGCCTGCTTCATGGCCGCGGTCATGACGACGACGCTCAAGCCCGAGCAGGCGTTGGCCGCCGAGGGCGGCTCGGCCGACGTCGAGGTCGTGCGCACGCCCGGCGGCCTCGAAGCCTACCTGATCCATGCGCCGGCCGTGCCGTTCCTGTCGATGGCGTTCGACTTCGAAGGCGGCGGCGCTCTCGATCCCGAGGGCAAGGAAGGCCTCGCCTACATGGTCTCCGGCCTGCTCGACGAGGGCGCGGGCGACCTGGACAGCGAGGCATTCCGGACCGAGCTCGAGGACCGCTCGATCCGTCTGTCCTTCGATGCGACCAAGGACGGCTTCGCGGGCTCGCTCAAGACGCTGACCGAGGAACGCGGCCGCGCCTTCGAGCTCCTGCGCCTGGCGGTGACGCAGCCCCGTTTCGACGAGGAGCCGGTCGGCCGCATCCGCAGCCAGATTCTCAGCAGCCTCGATCGCCAGCTGGAGGATCCGCAATACGTCGCCAGCGAATCCTGGTTCGCGACCGCCTTCCAGGGTCATCCCTACGCGCGCACCACCCAGGGCACGCCCGCCTCGATCGAGGCGATCACGGTGGACGACATGCGCGGCTTCGTCGGCCGCCGCCTGGCCCAGGGCAATCTGCGCATCGGCGTTGCCGGCGACATCACGGCGGCGGAGCTCGCGCCTTTGCTCGACGCGACGTTCGGGGCGCTGCCCGAGGAGGCGGCCCCGGTCGAGGTCGCCAATGTCGAGCCGATGCCCGGCGGCACGACGGTGATCCGCAAGAACCTGCCGCAGAGCGTGGTCATGTTCGGCCACGGCGCGGTCGCGCGCCACGATCCCGACTACTACGCCGCCTATGTCGCGAACTACATCCTGGGTGGCGGCGGCTTCAGTTCGCGCCTCATGGAGGAGATCCGCGAGAAGCGCGGCTTGGCCTACTCCGTCTATTCCTATCTCTACCCGCTCGATCACGCCTCGCTGTGGATCGGCGGGACGGGCACGGAAAACGCCCGCGTGTCGCAGTCGATCGAGATCCTGCGCCGTGAGGTCGCGCGCATGGCGGCGGGCGAGGTCACGCAGGAGGAGTTGGACAACGCCAAGACCTACCTCACCGGCTCCTTCCCGCTCCGCCTGACCAGCAACGACGAGATCGCGCGCATGCTGGTCGGCATGCAGACGGCGAAGCTCGGACCGAACTTCCTCAAGGAGCGCAACGGCTTCATCGAGGCGGTCGACCTGGACGATCTCAAGCGCGTGGCCGAGCGGGTGTTCTCGGCCGACCGGCTGCACGTGGTCGTGGTCGGCAACCCGCCCGATCTCGAAGGCTGA